A stretch of the Ischnura elegans chromosome 5, ioIscEleg1.1, whole genome shotgun sequence genome encodes the following:
- the LOC124158607 gene encoding U6 small nuclear RNA (adenine-(43)-N(6))-methyltransferase, which yields MSMNKFMHPRNIYRNPPNFKELAIQYPEFRKHSKQELSGKVTIDFKDPAALRALTTTLLLKDFNLTVEIPLNRLVPTLPLRLNYLLWIEDLLAASKLTEEIYGVDIGTGASCIYPLLAGKTKGWRMLATEIDEESVACAIRNVEANGLETLIEVKRVDANVILDGALEGDKHYTFTMCNPPFFESEKDVIASDNRSSNRTPPSNSPTGSMGELVVDGGELKFIRKMLSDSKDIGTRVSLYTTMVGHKSNVNVLKAEIAAAGANNYGSYEFCQGRTTRWGLAWTFKNDVKTMVDGLVANKKSKLKPPFSYVVPSKDAETYTIEAVVASLKEICCRLELERKEVKKSKVIHGFVVTAWRNTWAKQRHKRRLAQGRAKEPSGENAGKEGGDVSTGSDGGPVGDLNSSLESSPPPVKRSRLDSDISEEGVPKAEDVISSSTSGGASGTPNKGLPLLKASLVVKCVESDIVIEMAWLEGLSGRDAVHQVLQYIKNNLKC from the exons ATGTCCATGAACAAATTTATGCACCCGAGGAATATTTATAGGAATCCTCCAAATTTCAAAGAATTGGCCATCCAATACCCAGAATTCCGCAAGCATTCGAAACAG GAGCTCTCAGGCAAGGTCACAATTGACTTTAAGGACCCTGCTGCTCTTCGTGCTTTAACAACTACATTGTTATTGAAGGACTTCAATTTAACAGTGGAAATACCTCTGAATAGACTTGTGCCAACGCTTCCCCTGAGGCTTAACTACTTACTCTGGATTGAAGATTTATTAGCTGCATCGAAGTTGACCGAAGAAATTTATGGTGTTGATATTG GAACCGGTGCATCATGCATATATCCTCTTTTGGCTGGGAAAACCAAAGGTTGGCGTATGTTGGCTACTGAAATAGACGAGGAAAGTGTGGCTTGCGCCATAAGAAATGTGGAAGCGAATGGCCTTGAAACTTTGATTGAAG TGAAAAGAGTGGATGCAAACGTCATACTTGATGGTGCACTTGAAGGAGATAAACACTATACATTCACTATGTGCAACCCACCATTTTTTGAGAGTGAAAAGGATGTCATTGCATCAGATAATCGATCGAGCAATAGAACACCACCGAGTAATTCACCTACAGGGTCTATGGGAGAATTAGTTGTTGATGGAGGAGAGCTGAAGTTCATTCGGAAAATGCTTTCAGACAGCAAAGACATTGGAACCAGAGTGag TTTGTATACAACAATGGTAGGCCACAAGTCGAATGTCAATGTGCTGAAGGCTGAAATAGCTGCCGCTGGTGCCAATAATTATGGAAGCTATGAGTTCTGCCAAGGTCGGACGACAAGGTGGGGACTGGCGTGGACGTTCAAGAATGATGTCAAAACAATGGTGGATGGCTTGGTTGCCAACAAGAAGTCCAAGCTGAAACCCCCATTTAGTTATGTTGTACCTAGCAAAGATGCAGAAACATACACTATTGAGGCAGTGGTTGCATCTTTGAAGGAAATCTGTTGTCGCTTGGAG ctGGAGCGTAAGGAAGTCAAAAAGAGCAAAGTCATTCATGGTTTCGTAGTGACTGCATGGAGAAATACTTGGGCCAAGCAGCGCCACAAAAGGCGTTTGGCTCAAGGGAGAGCTAAGGAGCCGAGTGGGGAGAATGCAGGCAAAGAGGGGGGGGACGTGAGCACAGGGAGCGATGGCGGGCCAGTGGGAGACTTGAATTCCAGTCTTGAGTCATCCCCTCCTCCTGTTAAAAGATCTCGTCTGGATAGTGATATTTCTGAGGAAGGTGTTCCCAAGGCTGAAGATGTTATTTCAAGTTCAACATCAGGAGGTGCATCAGGAACTCCAAATAAGGGACTTCCATTGTTAAAGGCATCTTTAGTGGTGAAGTGTGTGGAATCGGATATAGTTATAGAAATGGCGTGGTTGGAAGGACTTAGTGGAAGAGATGCTGTTCACCAGGTACTTCAGTacataaaaaacaatttgaaatgtTAA